One window from the genome of Treponema sp. OMZ 838 encodes:
- a CDS encoding dicarboxylate/amino acid:cation symporter: MSTKKLGLLPRLIIAIVAGILIGNLTRSIHLPLPVQILATFNGVFGNFLSFIIPLIILGFVIPGIADLGSDAGKLLAITAGIAYGSTLLAGTLAFVTDSVFFPLFLTSHADIFSHANPEDALLPGLFGIDMPPLMGVMTALILSFVLGIGIAVTRSETLKNATREFQNIVTKVIEVIIIPLLPIHILGVFTNMTHAGQVGLILRIFVKVFAIVIALHVIMILIQYIIACAIAKRNPFTSIKTMLPAYVTALGTQSSAATIPVTLASAKKIGIQEKIADFVIPLCATIHLAGSTITLTSCSMAILILHGQTANAGVMLPFIAILGVAMVAAPGIPGGAVMAALGFVQSILGFNDTMCSLIIALYIAQDSFGTACNVTGDGAIAILVDAISKDKKKA, translated from the coding sequence GTGAGTACAAAAAAATTAGGTCTATTGCCGCGTCTTATTATTGCAATCGTTGCCGGTATTTTAATCGGTAACTTGACGCGCTCCATCCATTTGCCGTTGCCTGTTCAGATTTTAGCAACCTTTAACGGAGTATTCGGCAACTTTCTCAGCTTTATCATCCCGCTGATCATTCTCGGATTTGTTATTCCGGGTATCGCGGATCTGGGATCCGATGCAGGAAAGCTGCTTGCCATCACTGCCGGTATTGCCTACGGTTCAACGCTGCTTGCCGGTACCTTAGCCTTTGTAACCGACTCGGTGTTCTTCCCGCTCTTTTTAACGTCTCATGCGGATATCTTCTCTCATGCGAACCCCGAAGACGCGCTGTTGCCCGGTTTATTCGGTATCGATATGCCGCCGCTGATGGGTGTTATGACCGCTTTAATTTTAAGCTTTGTACTCGGTATCGGTATCGCGGTAACCCGCTCGGAAACCTTAAAAAATGCAACTCGCGAATTCCAGAATATCGTTACGAAAGTAATCGAAGTTATCATCATCCCCCTGTTGCCGATCCATATTTTAGGTGTATTTACCAACATGACCCATGCCGGACAGGTAGGACTGATCCTCAGAATATTCGTTAAAGTATTTGCAATCGTTATTGCACTGCACGTCATCATGATACTTATTCAGTACATCATTGCCTGTGCCATTGCAAAACGGAATCCCTTTACGTCGATTAAGACAATGCTGCCGGCGTATGTTACCGCATTGGGTACTCAGTCATCCGCAGCAACCATACCCGTAACGCTTGCTTCCGCAAAGAAAATCGGTATTCAGGAAAAAATTGCAGACTTTGTTATCCCGCTTTGTGCAACCATTCACCTTGCCGGAAGCACCATTACCCTTACCAGTTGTTCGATGGCTATCCTCATCCTGCACGGACAAACGGCAAACGCCGGCGTTATGCTTCCGTTTATCGCGATCTTGGGTGTCGCAATGGTTGCCGCGCCCGGCATCCCCGGCGGCGCAGTTATGGCAGCGCTCGGCTTTGTGCAGTCTATCCTCGGCTTTAACGACACGATGTGTTCATTGATTATCGCGCTCTATATTGCGCAGGACAGCTTCGGAACTGCATGTAACGTAACCGGAGACGGCGCAATTGCCATTCTAGTGGATGCCATCTCGAAGGATAAGAAGAAAGCGTAA
- the pyk gene encoding pyruvate kinase, which produces MKKTKIVCTIGPASDSEEILRELFKAGLNVCRLNFSHGTHEEHQIRIDRIKKIRQELNLPIAIMLDTKGPEIRLKNFGVNSVQLSKGQQFTLTVRDVVGDEKICSVTYKNLAQEVQPNNRILIDDGLIELKVERIDNGTDIICTVMSDGPVSNHKGINIPGAKINLPFLSEQDISDLKFGAQNEVDFVAASFTRGPADILSIRKVLEEANGNNIHIIAKIENQEGVDSIDKIIEVSDGIMVARGDLGIEIPPEEIPLVQKMIIRKTLRASKPAITATQMLESMTHNPRPTRAEVTDVANAIFDGTSAIMLSGETAAGKYPVETVKMMHRIAVTTENSLNYDKIMGAVAREHSLTITNAIAHATCSMALEMNAQVIVTATSSGETPRALSKYKPKAPIVAVTPFEATARRLSLNWGVYPIVTSYFKSTDEMFEQCINVAKEHGFVQEGELAVLTAGVPIGLVGSTNLLKVETVGKILLKGKGTGVESVVTGRVKVIRTEQDLLTDFADGDIIVTQATNDLMNSFIERAGAVITENGNLSGHAALMGMNLSKPTIVGAAEATAVLKTGDIITLNGKTGVVIKGTAAIY; this is translated from the coding sequence ATGAAAAAGACAAAGATTGTCTGTACTATCGGTCCCGCTTCCGACTCGGAAGAAATACTGCGCGAATTATTTAAGGCAGGGCTCAACGTATGCCGCCTTAATTTTTCGCACGGTACGCATGAAGAGCACCAGATCCGTATCGACCGTATCAAGAAGATTCGGCAGGAACTCAACTTGCCGATTGCGATTATGCTGGACACCAAGGGGCCGGAAATACGGCTGAAAAACTTCGGCGTTAATTCCGTACAGCTGAGCAAGGGACAGCAATTTACGCTTACCGTACGCGATGTTGTCGGCGATGAAAAAATATGCAGCGTAACCTATAAGAACCTTGCGCAGGAAGTACAGCCTAATAATCGCATCCTTATAGATGACGGCTTAATCGAACTGAAGGTCGAGCGGATCGATAACGGCACCGATATTATCTGTACCGTCATGAGCGACGGCCCCGTATCGAATCATAAGGGCATCAATATTCCCGGAGCAAAAATCAACCTCCCCTTCCTGAGCGAACAGGATATTTCCGACTTAAAGTTCGGCGCTCAAAATGAGGTTGATTTTGTAGCAGCCTCGTTTACCCGCGGTCCTGCGGATATCTTAAGCATCCGCAAGGTCTTGGAGGAAGCGAATGGGAACAATATCCATATTATTGCGAAAATCGAAAACCAAGAAGGCGTCGACTCCATCGACAAAATTATTGAAGTTTCCGACGGCATCATGGTTGCTCGCGGCGATTTAGGTATCGAAATTCCGCCGGAAGAAATTCCGCTTGTGCAAAAGATGATTATCCGTAAAACGTTGCGGGCAAGTAAACCGGCAATTACGGCAACCCAAATGCTTGAGTCGATGACGCATAATCCTCGCCCGACGCGGGCGGAGGTTACCGATGTTGCAAACGCCATCTTTGACGGAACGAGCGCCATTATGCTTTCAGGAGAAACGGCTGCGGGAAAATATCCGGTAGAAACCGTTAAGATGATGCACCGCATTGCCGTTACAACCGAAAACTCGTTGAACTACGACAAGATTATGGGGGCGGTTGCACGGGAGCATTCTTTGACCATTACGAATGCCATCGCACACGCAACCTGTTCTATGGCGTTGGAAATGAATGCGCAGGTTATCGTTACCGCGACCTCTTCGGGAGAAACGCCGCGGGCGCTTTCAAAATACAAGCCCAAGGCGCCGATTGTTGCGGTAACCCCCTTTGAAGCAACTGCACGCCGGTTATCGCTTAACTGGGGCGTGTACCCGATTGTAACATCCTATTTTAAATCGACGGACGAGATGTTCGAACAGTGCATTAACGTCGCAAAAGAGCATGGGTTTGTACAAGAGGGCGAACTTGCCGTACTGACCGCCGGAGTTCCGATCGGACTGGTCGGTTCGACAAACTTGTTGAAGGTTGAAACCGTCGGAAAGATACTGCTGAAGGGTAAGGGCACCGGCGTTGAATCGGTTGTAACCGGCCGAGTAAAGGTTATCCGCACCGAGCAAGACTTGCTGACCGACTTTGCGGACGGAGACATTATCGTAACCCAAGCAACCAACGATTTAATGAATTCCTTTATCGAGCGGGCAGGCGCCGTCATTACCGAAAACGGAAATTTAAGCGGACACGCTGCCTTGATGGGAATGAACCTGTCGAAACCTACAATCGTCGGAGCCGCCGAAGCAACGGCCGTATTAAAAACAGGCGATATTATCACGCTGAACGGAAAAACCGGCGTCGTGATAAAAGGAACCGCCGCTATTTATTAA
- a CDS encoding aminopeptidase — MELTYKAKTAWENLTESELAEMQTLSQHYISFLNIGKTERECAAHIIRQAKEAGFKPLEEVIKSGKAPAGTKVYLNNKDKSVVMMVLGEDIMQGMNIVGAHIDSPRLDVKQMPLYEDSNLVFLKTHYYGGIKKYQWTAIPLAIHGVIFTKEGKKVEICIGEDENDPVLFINDLLIHLSKKQLQETLAEGITAEQLNVLVGNMKPATPDESDDKKKDKSKEDKKGDKASPVKENILKILNQKYGITEEDFRVAELEIVPAGKARNVGLDNSMIAGHGHDDRVCAYTTLKAMLEVSGTPAKTAVALFADKEEIGSVGNTGMTALYFENMVAEIAALQKAPCDLGVRRAFANSCMLSADVSAGYDPAFTSVFEKLNSAFIGNGICINKYTGSGGKGGSNDANAEYLQKIRHLFDTNNVVWQTAELGMTDAGGGGTIAYILAKYGTEVVDCGVPVLSMHAPIELISKADLLMAYRAYKAFLKAH; from the coding sequence ATGGAACTCACGTATAAAGCCAAAACAGCATGGGAGAATCTCACCGAAAGTGAACTTGCCGAAATGCAAACACTTTCTCAACACTACATTTCGTTTTTAAACATTGGAAAGACCGAACGCGAATGTGCCGCTCATATCATACGGCAGGCAAAAGAAGCCGGTTTTAAACCGCTTGAAGAAGTGATAAAGAGCGGAAAAGCGCCGGCGGGTACAAAGGTATATCTCAACAATAAGGATAAGTCCGTTGTGATGATGGTGCTCGGCGAGGATATCATGCAGGGAATGAATATCGTCGGTGCTCATATCGACAGCCCGCGCCTCGACGTCAAGCAGATGCCGCTCTATGAAGATTCAAACCTCGTGTTTTTAAAGACCCATTATTACGGCGGTATTAAAAAGTATCAGTGGACTGCAATTCCGCTCGCTATTCACGGGGTCATTTTTACAAAAGAGGGCAAGAAGGTTGAAATATGCATCGGTGAAGATGAAAACGATCCGGTGCTCTTTATCAATGACCTGCTCATCCACCTTTCAAAAAAGCAGCTGCAGGAAACCTTAGCGGAAGGCATTACCGCCGAACAGCTTAACGTGCTGGTCGGAAATATGAAACCGGCAACGCCGGATGAATCGGATGATAAGAAAAAAGACAAATCTAAAGAGGATAAAAAAGGAGATAAAGCATCTCCGGTTAAAGAAAATATCTTAAAAATCTTGAATCAAAAATACGGCATTACGGAAGAAGATTTCCGCGTTGCGGAGCTTGAAATTGTCCCCGCAGGAAAGGCGCGGAATGTCGGGCTTGATAACTCGATGATTGCAGGGCACGGCCATGATGACCGCGTATGCGCATATACCACACTGAAAGCGATGCTCGAAGTTTCGGGTACTCCTGCAAAGACCGCCGTCGCCCTCTTTGCCGATAAAGAAGAGATCGGTTCGGTCGGTAATACCGGCATGACAGCGCTCTACTTTGAAAACATGGTCGCGGAGATTGCCGCCCTGCAAAAAGCTCCCTGCGATTTAGGTGTGCGCCGCGCATTTGCCAATTCCTGTATGCTGTCTGCCGATGTATCCGCCGGTTATGACCCCGCGTTTACGTCCGTATTTGAAAAGCTCAATTCGGCGTTTATCGGCAACGGTATCTGCATCAACAAATACACCGGCTCCGGCGGCAAGGGCGGCTCAAATGACGCAAACGCCGAATATCTCCAAAAGATCAGGCATTTATTCGATACCAACAATGTTGTCTGGCAGACGGCGGAACTCGGTATGACCGACGCCGGCGGGGGAGGCACGATAGCCTACATCCTCGCAAAGTACGGAACGGAAGTCGTAGACTGCGGAGTGCCGGTATTGTCGATGCATGCCCCCATCGAATTGATCAGCAAAGCCGACCTTTTAATGGCCTACCGTGCCTACAAGGCGTTTTTAAAAGCACATTAA